A single region of the Mycobacterium lentiflavum genome encodes:
- a CDS encoding winged helix-turn-helix transcriptional regulator, whose amino-acid sequence MALPREYPDENCPIARSLEIVGERWTLLILRDAFYGVRRFSDFHNHLGIPKAVLSERLTFLVAEGVLTKDAAEYALTTKGKQLWPLLWSMIAWGSENLLDKPTRSYRHADCGGAIGSDRRCERCDRVPDVADLIGHPPRRPHDPSRDDAVSEALRRPRRMLEPI is encoded by the coding sequence CCTTCCCCGTGAATACCCGGACGAGAATTGCCCGATCGCCCGGTCCTTGGAGATCGTCGGCGAACGCTGGACGTTGCTGATCTTGCGCGACGCCTTCTATGGCGTGCGGCGGTTCAGTGACTTTCACAATCACCTCGGCATCCCCAAAGCTGTGCTGTCCGAACGGCTTACCTTCTTGGTCGCCGAGGGCGTGCTGACCAAGGACGCTGCCGAATACGCGCTGACCACCAAGGGCAAGCAACTATGGCCACTGCTCTGGTCGATGATCGCGTGGGGAAGCGAGAACTTGTTGGACAAGCCGACCCGAAGCTATCGGCACGCAGACTGCGGCGGCGCAATCGGGTCCGATCGCCGCTGCGAGCGCTGCGATCGGGTTCCCGACGTCGCCGACCTGATCGGGCATCCGCCGCGCCGGCCTCACGATCCGAGTCGCGACGATGCGGTCAGCGAGGCGTTGCGCCGGCCGCGCCGGATGTTGGAGCCGATTTAG